The following coding sequences are from one Kushneria phosphatilytica window:
- a CDS encoding CapA family protein, producing the protein MPELFVCGDVVNIRHQEGPLCDPALSEQIRAADYAICNLEAPISGHGSAQRKSGPHLSQPASVLSRLREEGFDLMLLANNHTMDYGEPALNATLEEIRRLELDSLGAGPDAESAYRPLIRRFGDVTVGMLNACEAQFGVLDSNAPQDRAGYAWLNHSRFDRAVMALRRACDFVLVFAHAGLENYSIPQQEWRERYRHLCTLGADAVIACHPHVPQGWERHGDSLIVYSLGNFHFNSITAQTGDRHHGYALRLQLERGRPLEFIPVFHHNRDGVVVLSEENERIDLEALCRQLNADEYQRRHEAMSLEVYRNVIRGQLTRSLLRLPSDGTLRGTLKETAATLLGRRRGFDRTTQQLHLTRNEAYYYATRHALELLSRSGTSAR; encoded by the coding sequence ATGCCCGAACTTTTTGTCTGCGGCGATGTGGTCAACATCCGCCATCAGGAGGGGCCGCTGTGCGATCCGGCCCTGAGCGAACAGATCCGCGCGGCCGACTATGCCATCTGCAATCTGGAAGCGCCGATCAGCGGCCATGGCAGTGCGCAGCGCAAATCGGGCCCCCACCTGAGCCAGCCTGCCAGCGTACTGTCACGACTGCGCGAGGAAGGGTTCGATCTGATGCTGCTCGCCAACAATCACACCATGGATTATGGCGAGCCGGCCCTTAACGCCACCCTGGAAGAGATCAGACGCCTTGAGCTGGACAGTCTGGGTGCCGGGCCCGATGCCGAGAGTGCCTATCGTCCCCTGATCCGGCGCTTCGGTGATGTGACCGTCGGCATGCTCAATGCCTGCGAGGCTCAGTTCGGTGTGCTCGACAGCAATGCCCCCCAGGATCGGGCGGGCTATGCCTGGCTCAATCACTCCCGATTCGATCGCGCCGTAATGGCGTTGCGGCGAGCCTGCGACTTCGTGCTGGTGTTTGCTCATGCCGGGCTGGAAAACTATTCCATCCCTCAGCAGGAGTGGCGCGAGCGTTATCGACATCTCTGCACCCTCGGGGCGGATGCGGTCATCGCCTGCCATCCGCACGTACCCCAGGGCTGGGAGCGCCACGGCGACTCATTGATCGTCTACAGTCTGGGCAATTTCCACTTCAACTCCATCACCGCGCAGACGGGCGACCGTCATCATGGTTACGCCCTGAGACTACAGCTCGAACGCGGTCGGCCACTCGAGTTCATTCCGGTCTTTCACCACAACCGTGATGGCGTCGTGGTGCTTTCCGAAGAGAACGAACGGATCGATCTCGAGGCGCTCTGCCGTCAGCTCAATGCCGACGAATACCAGCGCCGTCACGAGGCCATGAGTCTTGAAGTATATCGCAACGTCATCCGCGGGCAGCTCACCCGCTCGCTGCTGCGCCTGCCCAGCGACGGCACCCTGCGAGGCACCCTGAAGGAGACTGCCGCTACCCTGCTGGGTCGCCGGCGCGGATTCGATCGCACCACTCAGCAACTGCATCTGACCCGCAACGAGGCGTACTACTACGCCACACGTCACGCGCTGGAGCTGCTCAGCCGCTCCGGGACGTCTGCCCGATAG
- the yccS gene encoding YccS family putative transporter produces the protein MSSSEIPAALRLSLRRLWTLDRFAYSLRVFIALSGAMWWSWVQDDMHVMIPLFLGVIASALAETDDSWQGRLLALLVTLVCFSVASLSVELLFEWPWLFVVALGGSSFVLIMLGAIGQRYATIASATLILSVYTMISLEQRGGVPPDNLWHGPALLVAGAGWYGVLSVLWHALFAHQPVRQSLATLLGELGDYLMLKSTLFEPVHGVDIEQRRVALLRQNGRVVNALNQTKEMIFSRIDGQRGGRRIDRYLRLYFIAQDIHERASSTHYPYGALVEHFFHSDVLFRCQRLLHQQGRTCRALSRALLLRRAFDHRESEQALEELRASLTHLHHQAQTPVTAERRRLLRSLNALLINLTELERQLAGAYNPEVIPVEGDRSLFDRTPSGPRDAWQRVRNHLTLRSPILRHALRLSTALVVGYGVLRMVHPVQGYWILLTTLFVCRPNFGATHRFLRQRIIGTVGGLIAGWALITLFPQPLVQSMIAVLAGVLFFANRATRYTLATAAITLMVLCCFNQVGNGFGLIWPRLIDTLLGALIAGLAVVLILPDWQGRRLNREAAATVSASRDYLREIRHQYQTGKRDDLAYRLARRNAHNAETTFSTLLSNMLLEPSPYRRGADDGFRFLVIAHTILGHLSALGAHRHHLQQHPADHPDDPAMACAYDTLIDQLDRIARALSERTAIELHEPGPEVIAASLEPQPEENDEGDRLVPTQLALICRQITPLAEAAGRLIDSARTGARTAEAIGQTSRSG, from the coding sequence ATGTCATCGTCCGAGATCCCCGCTGCCCTGCGCCTGTCGCTGCGCCGACTGTGGACGCTGGATCGTTTCGCCTACAGCCTGCGTGTGTTCATTGCCCTGTCAGGGGCGATGTGGTGGAGCTGGGTGCAGGATGACATGCATGTCATGATTCCGCTCTTTCTGGGCGTGATCGCCAGTGCCCTGGCGGAAACCGATGACAGCTGGCAAGGGCGGCTTCTGGCCCTGCTGGTAACCCTGGTGTGCTTCTCGGTGGCGTCACTGTCGGTCGAGCTGCTGTTCGAGTGGCCCTGGCTGTTCGTGGTGGCCCTGGGCGGCTCGAGTTTCGTGCTGATCATGCTGGGGGCAATCGGCCAGCGTTACGCGACCATCGCCTCGGCCACACTGATCCTGTCGGTCTATACCATGATCAGCCTCGAACAGCGTGGCGGTGTCCCGCCGGATAATCTCTGGCATGGGCCGGCGCTGCTGGTAGCGGGGGCCGGCTGGTACGGGGTGTTGTCAGTGCTCTGGCACGCCCTGTTCGCTCATCAGCCGGTCAGACAGAGTCTGGCCACTCTGCTGGGAGAGCTCGGTGACTACCTGATGCTCAAGTCGACGCTGTTCGAGCCGGTCCACGGTGTGGACATCGAGCAGCGTCGGGTGGCCCTGCTGCGCCAGAACGGGCGAGTGGTCAACGCGCTCAACCAGACCAAGGAGATGATCTTCAGCCGTATCGATGGCCAGCGTGGCGGCCGGCGTATCGATCGCTATCTGCGGCTTTACTTCATCGCCCAGGATATTCATGAACGCGCCAGCTCGACCCATTACCCCTATGGGGCGCTGGTCGAGCACTTCTTTCACAGCGATGTCCTGTTTCGCTGCCAGCGCCTGCTGCATCAGCAGGGGCGCACCTGCCGGGCGCTGAGTCGCGCCCTGCTGCTGCGCCGTGCCTTTGATCATCGTGAAAGCGAACAGGCGCTGGAAGAGCTGCGCGCCTCGCTGACTCATCTGCATCACCAGGCGCAGACACCGGTTACGGCCGAACGACGACGGCTGCTGCGCTCACTCAACGCCTTGCTGATCAATCTCACCGAGCTGGAGCGGCAGCTGGCCGGCGCTTATAACCCGGAGGTCATCCCGGTCGAGGGGGATCGCAGCCTGTTTGACCGCACGCCCAGCGGCCCTCGCGATGCCTGGCAGCGGGTGCGTAACCACCTGACCCTGCGCTCGCCGATCCTGCGTCATGCGCTGAGATTGTCGACGGCGCTGGTGGTGGGCTATGGCGTGCTCAGGATGGTGCACCCCGTGCAGGGCTACTGGATTCTATTGACCACGCTGTTCGTCTGCCGGCCCAATTTCGGCGCGACGCACCGCTTCCTGCGCCAGCGTATCATCGGCACCGTGGGCGGATTGATCGCCGGCTGGGCGCTGATCACGCTGTTCCCGCAGCCGCTGGTGCAGTCGATGATTGCGGTTCTGGCCGGGGTGTTGTTCTTTGCCAATCGGGCGACCCGTTACACGCTGGCGACGGCCGCGATCACGCTGATGGTGCTGTGTTGCTTCAATCAGGTAGGCAACGGATTCGGACTGATCTGGCCACGGCTGATCGATACCCTGCTGGGGGCGCTGATTGCCGGCCTGGCAGTGGTGCTGATCCTGCCGGACTGGCAGGGGCGCAGGCTCAATCGCGAGGCGGCGGCGACGGTCAGCGCCAGCCGTGACTATCTGCGTGAGATCCGCCATCAGTATCAGACCGGCAAGCGCGACGATCTTGCCTATCGGCTGGCGCGTCGCAATGCGCACAACGCCGAAACGACCTTCTCCACCCTGCTCTCCAACATGCTGCTCGAGCCATCGCCCTATCGGCGTGGCGCCGATGATGGCTTCCGTTTTCTGGTGATCGCTCACACCATTCTGGGGCACCTGTCGGCGCTGGGGGCGCATCGTCACCATCTCCAACAGCACCCGGCGGATCACCCTGATGATCCAGCGATGGCATGCGCCTATGACACCCTGATCGATCAGCTCGATCGCATTGCCCGCGCTTTGAGCGAGCGTACTGCCATTGAGCTTCACGAGCCCGGGCCGGAGGTGATCGCAGCGTCGCTGGAGCCTCAGCCGGAAGAGAACGATGAAGGGGATCGGCTGGTGCCGACCCAGCTGGCGCTGATCTGTCGACAGATTACACCGTTGGCCGAGGCGGCCGGCCGATTGATCGACAGCGCTCGGACCGGCGCCCGCACGGCGGAGGCTATCGGGCAGACGTCCCGGAGCGGCTGA
- a CDS encoding Lnb N-terminal periplasmic domain-containing protein → MLSTLLFGLLRLLLALAVLIATAWGCGALWFQLPGPVALRFGVITLWCTLALATMAGISRVHWQRLRRWSLAGYLAALFALLGWWQTITPHNDRDWAPDVARQLTFERQGSHITLHNVRNFEWRTLDDFTPRWETREYDLDRLRSVDMLVSYWMGPAIAHTLVSFGFSDGRYLTFSVEIRRERNEDFSTFGGFFREFELSLIAADERDIVRTRTNMRGESVYLYRVGLPQPAMRQLMLAYLDTARELRDHPEFYNTLTSNCTTLVFDMLRPIVPGLPLDYRLLLSGYLPGYVYDLGGLDTSRPLATLHRLGHINARARASDIGNHAATDFSRAIRRGVPAADGTLIAPPASH, encoded by the coding sequence ATGCTCTCGACACTCCTGTTCGGTCTGCTTCGCCTGCTGCTGGCCCTGGCCGTACTGATCGCCACCGCCTGGGGCTGTGGCGCCCTCTGGTTCCAGTTGCCCGGCCCGGTCGCGCTGCGCTTTGGGGTCATCACGCTCTGGTGCACACTTGCCCTGGCAACCATGGCAGGCATCAGCCGAGTGCACTGGCAGCGTCTGCGTCGCTGGAGCCTCGCCGGCTATCTGGCTGCACTGTTCGCCCTGCTCGGCTGGTGGCAGACCATCACGCCACACAACGATCGTGACTGGGCGCCGGATGTGGCACGCCAGCTCACCTTCGAACGCCAGGGCTCACATATCACGCTCCATAACGTGCGCAACTTCGAGTGGCGCACACTTGATGATTTCACCCCACGCTGGGAAACACGTGAGTACGATCTCGATCGGTTGCGCTCGGTGGATATGCTGGTCTCGTACTGGATGGGGCCGGCCATCGCTCACACCCTGGTGAGCTTCGGCTTCAGCGACGGCCGCTATCTGACCTTTTCGGTAGAGATTCGCCGTGAACGCAACGAAGACTTCTCGACCTTCGGCGGGTTCTTCAGGGAGTTCGAGCTGAGCCTGATCGCCGCCGATGAGCGCGATATTGTGCGCACTCGTACCAATATGCGTGGTGAGTCGGTGTATCTCTATCGGGTAGGCCTCCCGCAGCCGGCCATGCGTCAGCTGATGCTGGCCTATCTCGACACCGCCCGGGAGCTGCGCGATCACCCCGAGTTCTACAATACCCTGACCAGCAACTGCACCACTCTGGTATTCGATATGCTCAGACCCATCGTTCCGGGGCTGCCGCTGGATTACCGGCTGCTGCTGTCGGGTTATCTGCCGGGCTACGTCTACGATCTCGGCGGGCTCGATACCTCACGCCCGCTGGCGACCCTGCACCGGCTCGGTCATATCAACGCCCGGGCGCGTGCCTCGGATATCGGAAATCATGCGG